Part of the Woronichinia naegeliana WA131 genome, AGGAGAGCCAATTAATCGGGTTCGAGTAGTCAGAAGAGCAAGATGGGTATTATGCTCAGTTCTGCTTTGACGCTGACCGCAAAGAACAAGGGGAATATACCGGTAATGTTGTTGGTTTGGATTTGGGATTAAAATATTTCACCAAAGACCAAAACGATAATGCCGTAATCTATCCCCAGTTCTTAAGAAAATCTGAGCGTAAACTCAAAAAGGCTCAGAAACGATTAAGCAAAAAATTCGTGAAAGGGGCTAAACCCCAATCCAATAACTACCATAAAGCACGAAAAAGACTGGGTAAAACCCATCTTAAAATTCAACGCCAACGGCAAGATTGGGCAATTAAGCAAGCCCGAAACGTGGTGGCATCTAACGATATCGTGGTGTATGAAGATTTAAAGGTGTCGAATATGGTCAAGAATCATCACTTGGCTAAGTCAATTTCTGATGCTAGTTGGTATCAATTCACCCAGTGGTTAGACTACTACGGAAAAATCTGGGACAAGGCGGTTGTGGCGGTTTCGCCCAACTACACTTCTCAGGACTGCTCTAATTGTGGTCATCGGGCGAAAAAGTCATTGAGTACCAGAACTCATTCTTGTCCCAATTGTGGAATGGAGATTTGTCGTGATACAAATGCGGCAATTAACATCCTTAAAAAAGGGATGGGGATTTTGGGAAGTGAGGTGGCCCCCCAAAACTGGACAGTAGTGTAAGCTCTAAATCGAAATCAGGAGAGCTATGAGCAACAAGAAAAAACAGTATGGAGCCCAGTTCAAAGCCAAAGTCGCCTTAGAAGCAATTCGAGGAGAGAAAACGGTATCTGAATTAGCCAGTCAATATGAAATTCATCCAACAATGATTAATGGATGGAAACGAAAAGTATTAGACGAAGCTAGTCAAATCTTTGAAACAGAAAACCAAGGAAAAGAAATCAAAGAAAATGCTGAAACTCAGATAAATGAGCTATATCGGCAAATAGGAAAGCTAAAAGTCGAGCGAGATTTTTTAGTGGACAGGTCGGTACAATTGGGGCTACCGACCGAAAAACCTTGGTAGACCCCAAACATTCTGAATTGTGCATTCAACGTCAATGTGAATAATTAGGAATAAATCGTTCGAGTTATTATTACGAACCAAAGGAAATTAGTTCCGAAGAATTGACACTATTGAGACTGTTGGATGTTGGATGGGGTGCGACCTTTAGTTGATAAAAGCTGTTGTAATCAGGGTTCTACAGGGAACCCATATTGATCAAGTTTTGCCCAAAATTGACTCCATCGTTCCTTGGTCAATACCAAAGCTCGTAGGCTCAAAATAATTCCTGCTCCTTTTTCCTTCCATCGCATCCCTGAACAACATAATCGTTGTTTGACCAACGTCTTACAAGCTGCTTCCGTAACACCTGAACCAATCGGATACTTTTTCTCTATGTATTCAGCATAATCCATTTGATGCTGATGATTCTCGTAATAAGTAATCGCCGCTTGTAGTTTCTCGGTAAGATTCTTAGAATGACTTTTTTCTTCTTTGACTTCTTTCATCAGATTTAGCAGTTCTCCTGCTTTTCCTTTTTCATGCTTGAGTTCTCGACAATTTTCAGTCAACCATTCTTTTTGTTTTGACACGGTATTCGGATGCAACGCTTCTGCCAAGGCACCTAAGTAACCAGAGGCATGATAGAAATCTAATATCTGTTCTTCCGTTTGCTTTTCTAAAAACTTCCAATTTGATTCTGCCCCGTCTGCTATCCCGACCAATGTTGCCTCTGGATAACGGTTTTTCGCTCGCTCAATTTCTCTTTCTAATCTTTCTAGAAAACTCTTTTTTCCATACTCTGGTGCCGCACCTAGATAGATTGTAGGTTGACGTTCGCCTTCACTATCGTATAGGGAAACGGTTCCCACCATTGCTTCACGGTAGCCATCCTCACACATCAGCATACAGGTTCCATCTAATCCTATTCCCACTGTTGCAATTTGGCTATCCTCCTTGGGCGGGGCATAACTCCACGCTTCTTCTTTTGCCTGTACCACACTTCCTACTGCTTCACTCAATCTTTGGATATAGGATAGCGCTACTTTTCTACCATGATTTTCTAATAAATCATTTTTCACCTCTTTGCCTGCCATCCCTGACATTTTTGAGGATACCTGTTTTGCCAATAATGGCGTTGATGTTATGATTATCCTTGCTTCTCTTTCTAAGGGGCAATACGTTTTTCCTCAAAGGTGAACGCTGATATACATGACGATTCACTATAACCTCACCATAAGGTGTTTGATATTCTTTCGGTTGCTCTCCCTTACTCTTCCAGATTTCTTCACCGATTTTTAAGGGTGAACCATCTGTATCTAAATATTTCAAGGCTTCTTTGCTGGCGATGCAACCTACTTCGTTTAAGCCTTTTTGAATATTTATTTCTGTATCCAACATTGAACGACTGAGTTCTAATGTTAGTTCTATTTTTATCTTTGAACCCTCTACATTAATTAGTTTTGCTGTCATCATTGTTTCCTCTTTGTCACTTTTCATCTCATGTTAACACTTTTCTTTTCCTTCATCAACTAAAGGTCGCACCCGTTGGATGAACAATATATGAAAACACCATTTTATGGGAGCAGAAAGATGACAGTATACCTCAACACATTAGGTTATGAGGTAAATCGAAAAAGAGTGATACGATTGATGAATCAAATGGGAATACAAGCAATTTACCCCAAGAAAAGAACAACGTTGCGAAACCCTGAGCATCAAATTTATCCTTACTTATTACGAGACTTAAGCATTGAAAAAGCCAATCAAGTTTGGTGTACCGACATCACCTATTTGCCAATAGGAAAAGGACACTTTTATCTAGTAGCAATTATGGATTGGTTGAGTCGTAAGGTCTTGTCATGGAGGATTAGCAACACTATGGATGTTTATTTTTGTAAGTCAGCATTGGAGGAAGCATTGTCAATTTATGGCAAACCAGACATCTTTAATAGTGATCAAGGAAGCCAATTTACCTCGAAGGAATTTACAGGATGTTTAAAGCAAGAAAAAATCCAAATTAGTATGGACGGAAGGGGACGTTGCTATGACAATATTTTTATTGAAAGATTGTGGCGTTCTCTAAAATACGAGTTAATTTACATTTATTCTTTTGAGGATGGAAAACACTTGACAGAAGAGGTAAAAAAATGGTTTAATTTCTATAACAAAGAGCGATTCCATCAAGCTTTAGAATATCAGATACCAGACCAAGTCTACTGGACAAGTTTGAATTTGGCTTGAGAGGACGTTTTTAGTTAGGGAGTCCGTTAACTTCAGAGCTTTACTCCCCGCTATTTTTGTTCAGTCTATTGGGGCCACCTCAAAGGTCATGGCAAAACAGTACCTTTGGGCAAAAGGAATCTGCCTCGGAAGAGGGAAAGCATAGGGAGAGAACCACCTCTATCATTGAAGGGAAACCAATAATCGTAAGTGGATCTCTGTGAACTATGAATAAGAATCCCCCGTCGTTCACGCAGGGGAGTATGTCAACCTAATCTTGTGAATCTGTTCGTCTCATGGCTAGTAAAGTGTGATGGCTTGAGGATTCTGTTAGGGCGGAAATCCCCCTCTACCAAGGGCGTAAAACCGAATTCAGAGTGAAGAAAGACTGGCCTATTGTAGGGAATGAAAGGAAACGAAGAAACAATAAAAACCGGATACTTTCAAATGTTCCTTATCCTTAATTACTCCTAAATCCCCCCTATGGAGGTTACTAGTATGACACTCATTCGTTGGCAATCTTTCCGAGGTATCGATGAGCTACAACGGGAAATGAATCGCGTTTTTGATACCTTAGTTCCGAGCACTAACTTATCAACGGAAATCAATTGGCCCAGTTTTGTTCCGGGGGCAGAATTAACAGAAACCCCTGAAACGGTTCATCTAAAACTAGAAGTTCCTGGCTTAGATGGCAAAGATATTAATATTGAAGTGACAGCCGATTCCGTGACCATAAGCGGTGAACGTAAATCGGAAACGAAAACCGAGGAGCAAGGGGTAACACGGACAGAATTCCGCTATGGTCAGTTTCATCGGGTTATTCCTCTGCCCGTCAAGGTGCAAAATACGGAAGCCAAGGCAGAATACAAGGATGGCATTTTAAACCTAGATTTGCCTAAAGCTGAACCTGAAAAAAACCGTGTTGTCAAATTAAATCTTGGCTAAAAGTCTTTAATTCTCCATCTTTTTCCCTCTTCCAGAGGGATTTTTTATGGCAAGATAACAATGTGAAAGGCAACGCTAATGAGACTCCGACCCTTGCCAACGATAACCGTCTTGTTCACTCGAATGCCATTGGTCTTCTGATAAATTCTCCAAAGTATCAATGCAGGGTAATCGCATCTTATTTGTTACAAAAAATACAGACAAAAAGAGAGAAATATAGTGTAAAAAAGAAGCAGTCATCTAAGAGAAGAAAAGGCTATTATTTAAAAAAAGTAAGTGAGTGAGGTCAAAGATGGCAAAAGGCTTCGGCGCAAGAGTTCTAACCCCACAACAAGAAAAAGAAGTCAAAATTATCAAAAGAAGCATACTGAAACATTTTCAGTGCCTAAAAGAACCGAGAACAGGGAGAAGGCAAGACCATAACTTAACAGCAATTGTCACCATAGGAATATTGGCAGTATTGTCAGGGGCAGATGGCTTCGTAGCAATTGAAGCCTATGGCAAAGCCAAACGAGAATGGCTAGAAATGTTTCTAGAGTTACCAAAGGGAATTCCCTCTCACGATACCTTTGGAAGAGTATTTGGAATGTTGGAAACAGAAGAACTAGAAAAAAGTTTTCTGAGCTGGATAAGCAGTCTAACGGAGAAAATGGACATAGAGCTGATACAGATAGATGGAAAAACGAAAAGAGGTTCTTATGATAGGGAAAAAGGACTAAATGCGTTACACAGCATAAGTGCGTGGAGTAGTGAGCGGGGACTGATGTTAGCGCAAAAGAAAGTAGATAGTAAATCTAATGAAATAAAAGCAGTCCCCTTGTTACTGAAGTTACTTAACATCAAGGGGGCAGTAGTAACCCTAGATGCAATGGGAACGCAGACAGAAATCGCAAAACAAATAAAGCAAGGTGAAGGTGACTATGTATTGGCTCTCAAAGGAAATCAGGGCAAACTTAATAAACAAGTTAGGGATTGGTTTAAACAAGCGGTCGCTCAGAACTGGCAAGGAATTGAATACAGTTATCATGAGAAGACAGAAAAAGGACATTACCGTTTAGAAACTCGTCAAGTCTGGACAGTGTCAATCAATCAGCTTTCCGCATTGCATCGCCAAAATCAGTGGGTCGGTTTAGCAACTGTTGTGATGGTTAAAAGTAAAACTCAATTCGGTCATAAAACAACAGAGACGTTTCGCTATTATATTAGCAGTCTTCCTACGGATGCCGAACGTCATAGCCATGTGATTCGTTCTCACTGGAGTATTGAAAATAGTCTGCATTGGGTTTTAGATGTCACTTTTAATGAGGATGCGAGTCGAGTGCGTCAAGGTAATGCGACTGATAATTTGGGCTTGCTCCGTCGTTTAAGTATTAATTTGCTTAAACATGAGCCATCTCAAGAAAGCTTGAAGATGAAGCGTTATTTGGCGGCGATGGACAACAATTTTCTTCTACAGGTTTTAGCAGCTAGTTCACGGGAGTGATATTCATGAGTATATTTACACTGAACACGGTCACAAGTTGCGAATTCTAAAAATAAGAGATAATATAGTAAAAATAGAAAAAGTAGTCAAGAGGCTGAGAAATGATTAAGTTAGAATTTACGGAAGAAGACAAAAGACTGTTGTCTTACGGTCGGTTTAATCACCCGCATCCTAGAGTGCAGCTAAAGATGGAAGTTTTATGGCTAAAAAGTCAGGGATTGTCTCATCAAAAAATTGCTCAATTCGCAGGAGTTTCAGTAAATACGGTGACAAGCTATATCCGTGATTATCAAGAGGGCGGGATAGAAAAACTAAAAGAAATAAAATTTAATCGCCCGAAAAGTGAGTTAACAGAGCATCAAGGGACAATTGAGGCATATTTTGAGTCAAATCCACCAGCAACAATAAATGAAGCAGTAAAAAGAATAGAAGAATTAACGGGAATAAAAAGAAGTCCAACGCAAGTCAGAAAATTTTTAAAGTCAATAGGAATGAGGTGTCTAAAGGTGGGAACAATTCCATCAAAAGCAGATGTAGAAGCTCAGGATAGCTATAGAGAAAAAGAGCTAGAACCAAGGCTAGAAGAGGCAAAAGCAGGAAAAAGGGCAGTTTTCTTTGTAGATGCCTCTCATTTTGTAATGGGAGCATTTGTAAATTTTATATGGTGCTTCAAGAGGATTTTTATTAAGTCACCATCAGGGAGAAAACGTTTTAATGTGTTAGGAGCATTAAATGCAATTACCCATGAAGTAATTATGGTAACGAACAGTTCTTATATTACGGGAACTCAGGTTTGTGAACTCCTAGAAAAGATAGCAGAATTAGGACTATTAATACCGATTACGTTGGTATTAGACAATGCTCGTTATCAAAAATGCCGAATTGTGCAGGAGTTGGCAGAATCATTAGGAATAGAGTTACTGTACTTACCTCCTTATTCTCCTAACTTGAATTTAATTGAAAGACTGTGGAAGTTTGTGAAGAAGAAGTGTTTATACGCAAAATATTATGAAGATTTTACGCAGTTTTCTGCAGCAATTTCAGGATGTCTTGAGGATGCTAACGTAAAATATAAGGAGGAGCTTGATTCTTTGCTCACCTTACGATTTCAACGCTTTGATAAATCTCAGATTATGAACGTTTGAAGTATAGCTTCAAATAGGGCTTGCTGAAAAAGTCCACAAAACGAACCTAGATGCCACAGGGCGCGAAAAATGGTGACTTCAGAGCTCAGTTTCCAGTTTTACCTCACATTTTTCCAGCAAAGTGCATGGATTTTGAGCCTCCAAATGCCATAACATTGCATCTGATCGTTTGTAAAATGCCTGAAAGTATTGTCTAGCAAGGATTTCATCCTTATTCAGCAAGCCCCAAATAGGAGGATTGGCAAAATATTGACACCAACAATTATGAATTAGCGAAATTACTTAGGGCTTGCTGAAAAAGTCAAAAAACGAAAGAAATGTGGGTTAGGGAAGTATGGACTGAAAAAGCATAGATAACTTATCCTTATGGAAACAAATCAAAATACAGATTTTGTTTAATCTATTGTTCCTTTCTGTCTAAAAAGGTCAACACAAATCACTCCTCACAAAAGAGAGGAAAATTAACACCATTTTTCACAAGAAAAACGACTCTACAACTTTTTACTTTTTGTCTTCTGAAGTAGAGTAGAAAGATTCATTACCAAAAAGTTCATCGCAATTACCGTTTCCGAGGTCTCAGGTAGTTTGGCCATCACTCGACCAAGACTAAATTTCCTCTTTCCCTGTCCGAATTTACCCTCAATGGCATTACGCACTCTTTCATCTGAGCGTGCCTCTTTCTTTTTTTCTTTGCTCACCTCTTTCGGCGGTCTTCCCAATCGGGGACCACTCATTCTTATATCCCTTTCTTTACAATAAGCTCGATTCGCTTTTGTTCGATAGATTTTATCCACATGAACCGATTCCGGATAACATCCTGTTTCCCTTTTATATTCTTCTATTCGCGCTTGTAAATCTCCCGATTCGTTGTAATTATCCCAACTTAATTTGTCTAAGAAGACAAAGCCATTCACATTACTTGCCGATATTTTAGCTCCAAACTCTACTGCTTTTCCCGCTTTTCCACGCACTATTGGACGCACGAGAGGTTGGCTTACACTCACAATTCTGTTTTCTACTTTATTTGTCTTTTTTTCATACATTTCTAACTGTTGCTCATACACTTTTCCTATCGTTACAAGCTCTTCTTGCTCTTTTTTCGTTAGTTTTTCTAACTTTGCTCCCTCTTCTATCATTTTTTCTATATGAGACAAGTTTCTTTTTATATATCCTAGTTGTTTTTTTGTTCCTTTTCTTCTTTCTTTTTTTGACACACGACGTTTTTTTGCTATGGCTAAGTACTCTTTTCTTGCCACTTCCCTATAAGTCCTCGGCTTTTCTTTCCTTTTCTCTTTTATTTCTTCATACAGCTTATCTATTATTTTTTCTGTTTTTTCTCTGGCATCATTCAATATTCCTATATCCGTTGGATATTTTATATCTGCTGGTGTACAAGTCGCATCTAACAATAACTTTCCTTCATTTTCTTTTTTTTCTGACGCTACACCCGTCGCTTTTTTTCTATTTCTTTATTAATTTTATTTAGGGCTTGCTGAAAAAGTCAAAAAACGAAAGAAATGTGGGTTAGGGAAGTATGGACTGAAAAAGCATAGATAACTTATCCTTATGGAAACAAATCAAAATACAGATTTTGTTTAATCTATTGTTCCTTTCTGTCTAAAAAGGTCAACACAAATCACTCCTCACAAAAGAGAGGAAAATTAACACCATTTTTCACAAGAAAAACGACTCTACAACTTTTTACTTTTTGTCTTCTGAAGTAGAGTAGAAAGATTCATTACCAAAAAGTTCATCGCAATTACCGTTTCCGAGGTCTCAGGTAGTTTGGCCATCACTCGACCAAGACTAAATTTCCTCTTTCCCTGTCCGAATTTACCCTCAATGGCATTACGCACTCTTTCATCTGAGCGTGCCTCTTTCTTTTTTTCTTTGCTCACCTCTTTCGGCGGTCTTCCCAATCGGGGACCACTCATTCTTATATCCCTTTCTTTACAATAAGCTCGATTCGCTTTTGTTCGATAGATTTTATCCACATGAACCGATTCCGGATAACATCCTGTTTCCCTTTTATATTCTTCTATTCGCGCTTGTAAATCTCCCGATTCGTTGTAATTATCCCAACTTAATTTGTCT contains:
- a CDS encoding transposase; this encodes MSNKKKQYGAQFKAKVALEAIRGEKTVSELASQYEIHPTMINGWKRKVLDEASQIFETENQGKEIKENAETQINELYRQIGKLKVERDFLVDRSVQLGLPTEKPW
- a CDS encoding Hsp20/alpha crystallin family protein, translated to MTLIRWQSFRGIDELQREMNRVFDTLVPSTNLSTEINWPSFVPGAELTETPETVHLKLEVPGLDGKDINIEVTADSVTISGERKSETKTEEQGVTRTEFRYGQFHRVIPLPVKVQNTEAKAEYKDGILNLDLPKAEPEKNRVVKLNLG
- a CDS encoding ISAs1 family transposase; translation: MAKGFGARVLTPQQEKEVKIIKRSILKHFQCLKEPRTGRRQDHNLTAIVTIGILAVLSGADGFVAIEAYGKAKREWLEMFLELPKGIPSHDTFGRVFGMLETEELEKSFLSWISSLTEKMDIELIQIDGKTKRGSYDREKGLNALHSISAWSSERGLMLAQKKVDSKSNEIKAVPLLLKLLNIKGAVVTLDAMGTQTEIAKQIKQGEGDYVLALKGNQGKLNKQVRDWFKQAVAQNWQGIEYSYHEKTEKGHYRLETRQVWTVSINQLSALHRQNQWVGLATVVMVKSKTQFGHKTTETFRYYISSLPTDAERHSHVIRSHWSIENSLHWVLDVTFNEDASRVRQGNATDNLGLLRRLSINLLKHEPSQESLKMKRYLAAMDNNFLLQVLAASSRE
- a CDS encoding IS630 family transposase; this translates as MIKLEFTEEDKRLLSYGRFNHPHPRVQLKMEVLWLKSQGLSHQKIAQFAGVSVNTVTSYIRDYQEGGIEKLKEIKFNRPKSELTEHQGTIEAYFESNPPATINEAVKRIEELTGIKRSPTQVRKFLKSIGMRCLKVGTIPSKADVEAQDSYREKELEPRLEEAKAGKRAVFFVDASHFVMGAFVNFIWCFKRIFIKSPSGRKRFNVLGALNAITHEVIMVTNSSYITGTQVCELLEKIAELGLLIPITLVLDNARYQKCRIVQELAESLGIELLYLPPYSPNLNLIERLWKFVKKKCLYAKYYEDFTQFSAAISGCLEDANVKYKEELDSLLTLRFQRFDKSQIMNV